A window of Verrucomicrobiia bacterium genomic DNA:
CCAGGAACCTGGTCTTCAATGACTACGTTTTTTCCAGTAGCCACAACTTTTGCAGGCTCTGGCGGGGAGGCGACCGCAACCACCTTAGTGGCTACAAAGCCCTTAATCTTATCTGCATCCACCGTAGGGTTCATGGCCACGCTTGTGCCGCCGCCAAAGAACAGGCTCCAAGCCTCTTTCACCCATCCCGTAGCATTGGCGCCATGTCCCAGCTTCCAGGCTTCATCCAAAGCGCTGTCTACCGGTACGGCAAAGCCAAGCTCTTCCGCGGTAGTAGTAATTTCTACCTCTGGATACTCCTCGGTTTCCGCGTCCTTAGGCTGGCTAATGTCGGGCATTGCTACCACTACGCTACGGGCCGTAGCCTTATCGACCACATCTTGAACCTTCTTTTTTGCCTCGTCACGGGACAAGCCACCAACTGCAACAGACCCTACTTTAATACCTGGGTAGTATGTGTCCTTGTGAGCATACGTAACACCCACGCCCACCATGGCAAGGAGGGCGAGTAATACGGCAATGAAAAAGGTTGTGTATTTAACCCCTTTGGGGATATTAAGCGCGGCCATGAAGATCTTCCAACTCCTTGATTACCATTCGCACTAGTTCTTTTGGATCATCGTTTATCACCACTCGCCCGTGCCCACGGTGGGCCTTTTCCATGAGGAGAGGAATATCGTCGATGATGCCACCGCTACCAGAAAGAATGCCGATTACTTTGTTTCGCTCAAAGGCATGTGTAAATTCGTGCAGGGTACCAATACGGCCGCTCACTTCAATGACGGCATCTGCAAAATCCACAAGCACTGTGTCCCTACCAGCATAGTCATATCCTGTGAAAAAAATAAAGTCATGGTGCTGAATAGGAAGCCGGTATTTCTTAGTGTGCTCAAGGATGGAGT
This region includes:
- a CDS encoding peptidoglycan binding domain-containing protein, with translation MAALNIPKGVKYTTFFIAVLLALLAMVGVGVTYAHKDTYYPGIKVGSVAVGGLSRDEAKKKVQDVVDKATARSVVVAMPDISQPKDAETEEYPEVEITTTAEELGFAVPVDSALDEAWKLGHGANATGWVKEAWSLFFGGGTSVAMNPTVDADKIKGFVATKVVAVASPPEPAKVVATGKNVVIEDQVPG